The DNA region GGCGACGCGTCGTCGTTATAGAACCGCACCGACCCGTCGGCCAGCGCCATGTTGACGCCGCCGGGGTGCCAACTGTAGACGCGGCTGCGGTTCGAGCAGTTTACCAGCTGCTGAGTGTTGCAGTAGAACTGGAGCTCCATCACGGTGTCTTGGCTCGCCCAACGAAACTCGTTGTTGGCCGACGAGTTCTCGTCGCGGAACTCGCCGAGGACATAGATTTTTGGCTTGCCGGTCGACTCTAGGTACAGGAAGGTCTTCGAGAGGCCATCGGTCACCTTGCCCGGGGTGACCTTGCGTCGGTCGTTCAGCGAGACCTGACTGCCGCTCATGGTGACCCGGTTGAGCTGCAACACGTTATCGAGCACACGGTCGCGGTTCTTGGCGGCGCCGTAGCTTGAGACGAGGGTCGATTTGATCAGGTCGGTCACCGGCCCGCCGGGGGCGTCGTAGGTTAGGTTCGGCTTCTTCGAGGCGTCGATCTCCATCCGCGACATCGCCACGTAGTCGGTCACGTGGAAGCGGCCCCGGTCGGCCTCGGTCGACGGACAGAGCAGGATGCCCGCCAGGTCTTGCTTGGTGTAGGTCTCGTTGTCGGAGTGGGTGCTGTCGTTCCAGTCCCAGTCGTAGTCGATGCGATCGAAAGTGGCGCCGTTCTCGTAGTAGGGCAGCAGCAGCGACAGCCCGTTGTGCCGCGCCATCGGCGGCGGCGTCGTGCCGCTCCAGGCGCTGCCGTCGCGTTCCTGCGCCGCCGGCGGGAACTGGTTGCGGGCCGACTCGAAGTTCAGCGCGGCCAGCGCCAGGTTCTTCATGTTCGCCTGACAGTTGGCCCGCCGGGCCGACTCGCGGGCCGCCTGCACGGCGGGGAGCAACAGCGCGATCAGAATGCCGATGATGGCGATCACCACCAACAGCTCTACCAGCGTAAAGGCTCTGCGCACGCGTGTCGCCCCAAGCAACGATGGCAGGCTCCCTCCCGGCGTATCAGGTCCCGAGGCAAGCAGGATAAGCTGCCGGTTTGGGGATGTCCACCAAGTGGGCGAACCTCAAGCGAGCGCCGCCAAGAAATCGCCCGCCAGCCGCACCAGCACGGCCTTGGTCAGCTCGGCCGCCACCGGGCGGCGGAGGGCGCCGGGCTCTTTGCGGTAGCGGGTCAGCGCGATCGACCCGCCGGACTTCACCAGAATTTCATAGTAGGCGCGGGCGTCGCCGTCTCGTTCTGGCTGCGTGCTGCGTAGTTGCACCACGCACGTCAACTGGTCCGTCTCGCACTCGGTCAGCGGCTCCAGCAAGTAGGTCACCCGCTGCGTGATCTGCTGGGCGACCCGCTTGACCCGAGAGACCTCGGCCGCGCGGAGCCGATCGGTGTGCAGTTCCAGCGACCAGAAAGAAACGGCCAGCCGGTCGTCCTGCTCGATCCCCACCGTTAGCCGATCGCCGCCATCAACGACCCCCACCACCCGACCCGCGAGGGAGGGCGACCGCAGTTCGTCGGCGAATTGGTCGGTGAGGGACATGCAAACTAATCTCTGATTCACAAGGAGACGGACTGGAAACGACTAAGCTCTCGCAGAGGCGCAGAGGCGCTGAGTTAGTGACTCATCGTCTCTGCGTCTCCGCGAGAGAACTCGTCCTGCCTCCTCGATACGCTTGATAGCTCAGTGGATAGACTCTATTGAAAAACACACCGCTCCCTAGAAAACACCTTGCTGATTCTCGACCGGCTCGCCGGCGTCGATCTCGTACTCGTCGCCGTCGAGCGAGATGACCGCCCGGGCGTCTTGCAGCACGGTCTCGATGTGCACCGGGCGGCCCCACAAACGTTGCAGGTTGTCGAGCGTGGCGCGGGCGTACGCCAGGTCGAGCTCGACCCCCGTGTAGCGGTGCGTCAGGTACAGCTCGCCGCGGTTGCGGTAGTTGCCGTCGACCACCTCGATCAACGGCCGGCCGGCGTTGGTGAGGTTCTGCAGCAGTTGCTGCTTCACCTTGGGGAACGCCCGGCTCTCGATCTCGTAGTACTCGGTCGCCTCGTTGTAGCCGAACTTGAACATCTTGTGCCGACGGCAGAAGTCGAGCGTCAGGAACTCGTCGATGAACGTCAGGTCGTTGTGGATCCGGCGGACCTCGAAGATCTTTTCGCGCCCGATGCCGAGCTTCTTGTCCCAGTGCTGACGCTCGCGGTGGTCGTCGCAGTCGTCGAACTCTTTGCCGAAGGCGCCGCGGTCCCAGCGGTCCTCGATGTCGCGCAGCAGCTCGATCCCCAGCTTGTAGGGGTTGAGCCGCGTCGGCGAGCTGGCCATCGTGCCGGAGTGGTGGTCGGCGAAGCAGACAAACTCTGCGTCGGTCAGCACCTGGCGGGTCATGATGTGGGAGTGCCAGTAGCTGGCCCAGCCCTCGTTCATGATCTTGGTCTGGGCCTGCGGGGCGAAGTAGTACGCCTCGTCGCGGATGATCGTCAGCACGTCCGCCTGCCAGGCGCTCAGCGGGGCGTGCTCAAGCAGGAACCGCAGCACGTCGCGCTCCGGGTGCGACGGGAGCTTCTCTGGCGCCTTGGATTCCGACTCGGTCTTCTCCCCGTCTGCTCCGCGCGGGTTAACGTAGCGGTCCATGTACCCCTTGGACGCGAACTTCGCCGGCCCCTTGGGCTCTTCTTCCTTCTCGCGCTGAAAGTCGTAGCGGTCTTTCTCTTCGCGCCGCTTGACGAACGGGGCGTGGATGTCAATCAGGTCTTCTAGGCTCAGGCAGGCGTCGATGAACTCCTCCACCG from Pirellulimonas nuda includes:
- a CDS encoding DUF1559 family PulG-like putative transporter: MRRAFTLVELLVVIAIIGILIALLLPAVQAARESARRANCQANMKNLALAALNFESARNQFPPAAQERDGSAWSGTTPPPMARHNGLSLLLPYYENGATFDRIDYDWDWNDSTHSDNETYTKQDLAGILLCPSTEADRGRFHVTDYVAMSRMEIDASKKPNLTYDAPGGPVTDLIKSTLVSSYGAAKNRDRVLDNVLQLNRVTMSGSQVSLNDRRKVTPGKVTDGLSKTFLYLESTGKPKIYVLGEFRDENSSANNEFRWASQDTVMELQFYCNTQQLVNCSNRSRVYSWHPGGVNMALADGSVRFYNDDASPQSFVSLLTMAGDELFIDE
- a CDS encoding SpoVR family protein, with the protein product MRSTPNTALPPELAAWQVEIEGFARGHGLDFFPTIFEVVDADELNAIAARGGFPVRYPHWRFGMEYEQLSKSYGHGLSKIYELVINNNPCYAYLMRSNAVVDQKLVMAHVYGHCDFFKQNAWFSKTNRKMMDEMANHGARVRRYMDEVGVEPVEEFIDACLSLEDLIDIHAPFVKRREEKDRYDFQREKEEEPKGPAKFASKGYMDRYVNPRGADGEKTESESKAPEKLPSHPERDVLRFLLEHAPLSAWQADVLTIIRDEAYYFAPQAQTKIMNEGWASYWHSHIMTRQVLTDAEFVCFADHHSGTMASSPTRLNPYKLGIELLRDIEDRWDRGAFGKEFDDCDDHRERQHWDKKLGIGREKIFEVRRIHNDLTFIDEFLTLDFCRRHKMFKFGYNEATEYYEIESRAFPKVKQQLLQNLTNAGRPLIEVVDGNYRNRGELYLTHRYTGVELDLAYARATLDNLQRLWGRPVHIETVLQDARAVISLDGDEYEIDAGEPVENQQGVF